A single genomic interval of Astyanax mexicanus isolate ESR-SI-001 chromosome 4, AstMex3_surface, whole genome shotgun sequence harbors:
- the LOC125801678 gene encoding zinc finger protein 160-like, protein MEKHQHSVKSFTKQSNLKKHQRIHTGEKQYHCSDCGKSFTQQSNLKIHQRIHTGEKPYHCSDCGKSFTQQSTLKIHQRIHTGEKPYHCSDCGNSFNQHSHLKLHQRIHTGEKPYYCSECGKSFSRLGNLKLHQRIHTGEKPYYCSDCGKSFNKQSTLKIHQRIHTGEKPYHCSDCGKSFTRQSDLKIHQRIHTGEKPYYCSDCGKSFTEQGALKKHQRIHTGEKPYHCSDCGKSFTEQGTLKKHQRIHTGKKTIPNLSHELKNTLPRFYQHGTSRTMFTPTRGTRIEPSPTSGSPTTSISCCSPHTIPRCDAPNPHRRPLLPWLNTKVRSLLKARDAAFRSGDSDELKRSMWRGNKSIMDYRSNTAKSSKDSSLPEALNKFFARFENPDTPQNPEDSHTHQEWSSSGHPRQTGPRSGTRRSAAQKGETTLDQVFPRPDAGHQGPTLEPGLEVGHAVNERVASLRLRVGGGRVLNGVCAYAQNSSSGYPPFLESLEGVLESTPPGDSLVLLGDFNTHMGNDSETWRGVVGRNGPPDVDTLGRSSMIDSVVMSSDLRLHVLDTRVKRGAELSTDHYLVAEYFEDLLNPTSMPSIEEAEPGDLGVGSPISGAEVTEVVKKLLVPGITLLSLPGKVYSGVLERRVRRIVEPRIQEEQCGFRPGRGTLDQLYTLSRVLEGSWEFAQPVYMCFVDLEKAFLKQTEETEESPDMEEHQHSVKSFTKQSHLKKHQRIHTGEKPYHCSDCGKSFTQQSTLKNHQRIHTGEKPYYCSDCGKSFNQQSTLKIHQRIHTGEKPYHCSDCEKSFNHQSNLKNHQRIHTGVKPYHCSDCEKSFTTQSTLKKHQRIHTGEKPYHCSDCGTSFNQQSHLKLHQRIHTGVKPYYCSDCGKSFNQQSTLKIHQLIHTGGKLYHCSDCGKSFNRRNTLKIHQRIHTGEKPYHCSDCGKSFTTQSNLKIHQRIHTGVKPYFCSDCGKSFTQQSDLKKHQRIHTGEKPYHCSDCGKSFNRWNTLKLHQRIHTGVKPYHCSDCGKCFSTQSDLKIHQRIHTGEKPYHCSDCEKCFSTQSNLKNHQRIHTGVKPYHCSECGKSFTQQNHLQKHKCSNTGEKTIPNLFHGN, encoded by the exons atggagaaacatcagcactctgtcaagagttttactaaacagagtaatctcaaaaaacaccagcgcattcacacaggagagaaacagtatcactgctcagactgtggaaagagttttactcaacagagtaatctcaaaatacaccagcgcattcacacaggagagaaaccatatcactgctcagactgtgggaagagttttactcaacagagtactctcaaaatacaccagcgcattcacacaggagagaaaccgtatcactgctcagactgtgggaacagttttaatcAACATAGTCATctaaaactgcaccagcgcattcacacaggagagaaaccgtattactgctcagaatgtgggaagagttttagtagACTAGGGAAtctaaaactgcatcagcgcattcacacaggagagaaaccgtattactgctcagactgtggaaagagttttaataaacagagtactctcaaaatacaccagcgcattcacacaggagagaaaccctatcactgctcagactgtgggaagagttttactcgacagagtgatctcaaaatacaccaacgcattcacacaggagagaaaccgtattactgctcagactgtgggaagagttttactgaacagggtgctctcaaaaaacaccagcgcattcacactggagagaagccgtatcactgctcagactgtgggaagagttttactgaacagggtactctcaaaaaacaccagcgcattcacacaggaaagaaaactatcccaaatttgtCCCACG aactgaagaacacgctgccgaggttttaccaacatgGAACATCCCGGACCATGTTTACACCAACACGAGGGACGCGTATAGAGCCTTCCCCCACCTCGGGCTCTCCGACCACATCTATATCATGCTGTTCTCCGCATACCATCCCCCGCTgtgacgctccaaacccacacagaagaccattaCTGCCCTGGCTGAACACAAAGGTGCGttctctgctgaaagccagggatgctgccttcaggtccGGTGACTCAGATGAACTCaagagg agcatgtggaggggcaacAAGAGCATCATGGACTACAGATCCAACACTGCAAAAAGCTCCAAAGActcatccctgcctgaggctctcaacaagttcttTGCCCGttttgagaatcctgacaccccccaGAACCCAGAAGACTCTCACACTCACCAGGAGTGGAGCTCCTCA GGACACCCAAGGCAAACAGGTCCTAGGTCAGGGACCAGACGAAGTGCAGCCCAAAAGGGAGAAACAACTTTGGATCAAGTATTCCCTCGCCCAGACGCGGGTCACCAGGGCCCCACTCTGGAGCCAGGCCTGGAGGTGGGGCACGCTG TGAACGAGAGAGTAGCCTCCCTTCGCCTACGGGTGGGGGGGGGGCGGGTCCTGAATGGTGTTTGTGCCTATGCACAGAACAGCAGTTCAGGCTACCCACCCTTTTTGGAGTCTTTGGAGGGGGTGTTGGAGAGCACCCCTCCAGGGGACTCCCTTGTTCTGCTGGGGGACTTCAACACTCACATGGGTAATGACAGTGAGACCTGGAGAGGTGTGGTTGGGAGAAATGGCCCTCCCGATGTG GACACCCTAGGCCGCAGTTCAATGATAGACTCTGTTGTCATGTCATCTGATCTGCGGCTGCATGTCTTGGACACTCGGGTGAAGAGGGGAGCGGAGCTCTCCACTGACCACTACTTGGTG GCGGAATACTTTGAAGACCTCCTCAATCCCACCAGCATGCCTTCCATTGAGGAAGCAGAGCCGGGGGACCTTGGGGTGGGCTCTCCAATCTCGGGCGCTGAGGTCAccgaggtggttaaaaagctcctCGTTCC GGGAATCACACTCTTAAGCCTCCCTGGTAAGGTCTATTCGGGGGTGCTGGAGAGGAGGGTTCGTCGGATAGTCGAACCTCGGATTCAGGAAGAGCAGTGTGGTTTTCGTCCTGGCCGTGGAACACTGGATCAGCTCTATACCCTCAGCAGGGTCTTGGAGGGTTCATGGGAGTTCGCCCAACCAGTCTACATGTGTTTTGTGGACTTGGAGAAGGCGTTCCTCAA acagacagaggaaacagaggaaagtCCTGACATGGaggaacatcagcactctgtcaagagttttactaaacagagtcatctcaaaaaacaccagcgcattcacacaggagagaaaccgtatcactgctcagactgtgggaagagttttactcaacagagtactctcaaaaatcaccagcgcattcacacaggagagaaaccgtattactgctcagactgtgggaagagttttaatcaacagagtactctcaaaatacaccagcgcattcacacaggagagaaaccgtaccactgctcagactgtgagaagagttttaatcatcagagtaatctcaaaaatcaccagcgcattcacacaggagtgaaaccgtatcactgctcagactgtgaaaagagttttactacacagagtactctcaaaaaacaccagcgcattcacacaggagagaaaccgtatcactgctcagactgtgggacgagttttaatcaacagagtcatcttaaactgcaccagcgcattcacacaggagtaaaaccatattactgctcagactgtgggaagagttttaatcaacagagtactctcaaaatccaccagctcattcacacaggaggGAAActttatcactgctcagactgtgggaagagttttaatcgacggaatactctcaaaattcaccagcgcattcacacaggagagaaaccgtatcactgctcagactgtgggaagagttttactacacagagtaatctcaaaatacatcagcgcattcacacaggagtaaaaccatatttctgctcagactgtgggaagagttttactcaacagagtgatctcaaaaaacaccagcgcattcacacaggagagaagccatatcactgctcagactgtgggaagagttttaatcgatggaatactctcaaactgcaccagcgcattcacacaggagtaaaaccgtatcactgctcagactgtgggaagtgtttttctacacagagtgatctaaaaatacaccagcgcattcacactggagagaaaccgtatcactgctcagactgtgagaagtgtttttctacacagagtaatctcaaaaatcaccagcgcattcacactggagtaaaaccatatcactgctcagagtgtgggaagagttttactcaacagaatcatctccaaaaacacaagtgcagtaacacaggagagaaaactatcccaaatttgttccacggcaattaa